The Vibrio tarriae genome includes a window with the following:
- the yciA gene encoding acyl-CoA thioester hydrolase YciA has product MNQTVNSPRGQLLLRTLAMPADTNANGDIFGGWIMSQLDLAGGILAKEISCGRIVTVSVSSITFKKPVKVGDVVCCYGECTKIGRTSMSINLEVWVKPVKEDGVGDRFQVCEATFNYVAIDTNGRPRAISLSNGSQKSS; this is encoded by the coding sequence ATGAATCAAACCGTAAATTCACCTAGAGGCCAGCTTCTGCTGCGCACACTCGCAATGCCTGCCGACACGAATGCGAATGGCGATATTTTTGGCGGCTGGATCATGTCTCAACTCGACTTAGCGGGCGGTATTCTCGCTAAAGAGATTTCCTGCGGACGGATTGTTACCGTTTCCGTGTCCAGTATCACTTTTAAAAAACCAGTCAAAGTGGGCGATGTGGTATGTTGCTACGGCGAATGCACCAAGATCGGCAGAACCTCAATGTCCATTAATCTTGAAGTTTGGGTAAAACCGGTCAAAGAAGATGGTGTTGGTGATCGCTTCCAAGTCTGCGAAGCGACGTTTAACTATGTGGCGATTGATACCAATGGCCGCCCAAGAGCGATAAGCTTAAGCAACGGATCACAGAAATCATCTTGA
- the metR gene encoding HTH-type transcriptional regulator MetR translates to MIELKHLKTLISLRDTGSLTATATSLHLTQSALSHQIKDLEARIGGQLFLRKTRPVRFTAEGEILLRLADDVLPKMARAENELASLKEDVNGRLHMAIECHSCFQWLMPALREYQVGWPTVALDFSSGFGFEPLPALLAGELDLVITSDILPRSEVHYEPLFDFEMRLITATNHPLADKASIEPQYLIDQTMLTYPVQKQRLDVVKHFLQPAGVEPARWKQADNTLMLVQMVSAGLGVAALPNWAISEFSRQGLITSKPLGKGLWRRLFAATRHSEKDKRYLQAFFATARQQCKSHLDGIKMASL, encoded by the coding sequence ATGATAGAGCTGAAACATTTGAAAACGCTGATCTCGCTACGCGATACCGGTTCACTGACCGCCACAGCGACCTCGTTGCATCTCACCCAGTCTGCGCTCTCACATCAGATTAAAGACTTGGAAGCACGGATTGGCGGGCAGCTTTTTTTGCGTAAAACACGTCCAGTACGCTTTACCGCCGAAGGCGAAATTCTGCTGCGTTTGGCTGACGATGTTTTGCCCAAGATGGCACGTGCCGAGAATGAGTTGGCGAGCCTAAAAGAAGATGTGAACGGACGTCTGCATATGGCGATTGAGTGTCACTCCTGCTTTCAATGGTTGATGCCCGCGCTGCGCGAATATCAGGTCGGCTGGCCAACTGTGGCGCTGGATTTTTCATCCGGCTTTGGGTTTGAACCTCTACCCGCGCTGTTAGCGGGGGAATTGGATCTGGTGATCACCTCGGATATTTTGCCGCGCTCGGAAGTGCATTATGAGCCGCTGTTTGATTTTGAAATGCGCCTTATCACCGCCACCAACCATCCGTTGGCTGACAAAGCCAGTATTGAGCCCCAATACTTGATTGATCAAACCATGCTCACCTATCCGGTGCAAAAACAGAGATTGGATGTGGTGAAACACTTTTTGCAACCCGCAGGCGTTGAGCCTGCACGCTGGAAGCAAGCTGACAATACCTTGATGCTGGTACAGATGGTCTCAGCAGGATTAGGTGTCGCGGCACTGCCCAATTGGGCGATCAGCGAGTTTTCACGCCAAGGGCTCATCACCAGTAAACCGTTAGGTAAAGGGCTATGGCGTCGCTTGTTTGCCGCTACTCGCCACAGCGAAAAAGACAAACGCTACTTACAAGCCTTTTTCGCTACCGCACGCCAACAATGCAAAAGCCACCTTGACGGGATCAAGATGGCTTCACTTTAG
- a CDS encoding YciI family protein produces the protein MWYVIFSQDVENSLDKRLSVRPKHLERLQQLQDEGRLLTAGPMPAIDSDNPGQAGFTGSTVIAEFASLVEAQAWANADPYVAAGVYANVIVKPFKKVF, from the coding sequence ATGTGGTATGTAATTTTTTCGCAGGATGTCGAGAACTCATTAGACAAACGTCTTAGCGTGCGCCCAAAACATCTGGAGCGTTTACAACAACTGCAAGATGAAGGCCGTCTGCTCACGGCTGGCCCTATGCCAGCGATCGACTCCGATAATCCGGGACAGGCAGGCTTCACTGGCTCAACCGTAATCGCGGAATTCGCCTCTTTAGTGGAAGCACAAGCTTGGGCAAATGCCGACCCTTATGTCGCCGCGGGTGTCTATGCCAACGTGATTGTTAAACCTTTCAAAAAAGTATTCTGA
- the metE gene encoding 5-methyltetrahydropteroyltriglutamate--homocysteine S-methyltransferase — MTTTHILGYPRIGEKRELKFALEKYWRGEIDQAALKQVGSQIRQHNWALQKEAGLDFVTAGDFAWYDHVLTTTLLLGHVPKRHNHGFPDLDTLFRVGRGQSQNACGCGTGSAASDMTKWFNTNYHYIVPEFSSHDTFSVSWPQLFEEVNEALQAGHDVKPVLLGPVSYLYLGKEVEEGFDRLTLLPRLLTAYQAILSKLAKQGVQWVQIDEPILALELEPRWQEAFKLAYQVIRGDVKLLLTTYFDSVLDTLDKIVELPVDGLHVDISAAPAQLETIVNRLPSDWVLSAGVINGRNVWRADLSSILARLQPVKTLLGERLWVASSCSLLHSPVNLDLEGDLSAETRSWFAFAKQKVTEVSLLGRALDGDAAAILACDTYSQPIVARKSSHTVNKASVQARINNITEALAERSAPYIERAHHQAEVLGLPFLPTTTIGSFPQTGEIRTERSAYRQGKLSEQEYVQALKGHIADAVKRQEALGLDVLVHGEAERNDMVEYFAENLAGFQTTQFGWVQSYGSRCVKPAIVVADIEREKPITVEWSTYAQSLTSKQMKGMLTGPVTILCWTFPREDISRQEIAQQLALALRDEVADLQNAGINIIQIDEPAIREGLPLKKRDHQTYLDWAVQAFKISAGSARPETQIHTHMCYSEFNEIIESVAALDADVITIETSRSNMELLKAFEEFNYPNEIGPGVYDIHSPNIPAQTWIEDLLRKAAEKIPAQRLWVNPDCGLKTRNWPEVEAALTNMVNAAKALRAEWQA; from the coding sequence ATGACAACGACACACATTCTTGGTTATCCCCGCATTGGCGAAAAACGCGAACTTAAATTTGCTCTTGAAAAATACTGGCGTGGTGAGATTGACCAAGCGGCTTTGAAACAGGTCGGTAGCCAAATTCGTCAACACAACTGGGCACTGCAAAAAGAAGCCGGATTGGATTTCGTCACCGCGGGTGATTTTGCTTGGTACGACCATGTACTCACCACCACACTGTTACTGGGGCATGTGCCTAAGCGCCATAACCACGGTTTTCCCGATTTAGATACGCTGTTTCGCGTCGGTCGTGGTCAGTCACAAAATGCTTGTGGTTGCGGAACGGGCAGCGCGGCATCGGATATGACCAAGTGGTTCAACACCAACTATCACTACATCGTGCCGGAGTTCAGCTCTCACGACACTTTCAGTGTGAGCTGGCCACAACTGTTTGAAGAGGTGAATGAAGCACTGCAAGCGGGTCACGATGTAAAACCTGTGCTGCTTGGTCCCGTGAGCTACCTCTATTTAGGCAAAGAAGTGGAAGAGGGTTTTGATCGTTTAACGTTGTTGCCGCGTCTATTGACCGCTTACCAAGCGATTCTGAGCAAGCTGGCGAAGCAGGGTGTGCAGTGGGTGCAAATCGATGAGCCTATTTTGGCGTTAGAACTGGAACCACGTTGGCAAGAAGCATTTAAGTTGGCTTATCAGGTGATCCGCGGTGACGTCAAACTGCTGCTGACCACTTACTTTGATTCAGTGTTAGACACGCTTGATAAGATTGTGGAATTGCCTGTCGATGGCCTACATGTGGATATTTCGGCCGCTCCAGCGCAGCTCGAAACCATTGTTAACCGCTTGCCATCTGATTGGGTACTTTCAGCAGGTGTGATTAATGGCCGTAACGTTTGGCGTGCGGATTTGAGTTCCATTCTGGCTCGTTTGCAGCCTGTGAAAACCCTGTTGGGCGAGCGTTTATGGGTCGCGAGTTCCTGTTCACTGCTGCACAGCCCTGTCAATCTGGATTTAGAAGGCGATTTGAGTGCAGAAACCCGTAGTTGGTTTGCGTTTGCCAAGCAGAAAGTTACGGAAGTGTCCTTGCTCGGCCGTGCTTTGGATGGTGATGCCGCGGCGATTCTGGCTTGTGATACCTATAGCCAGCCAATTGTGGCACGCAAATCTTCTCACACGGTGAATAAGGCTTCTGTGCAAGCGCGCATCAACAATATTACGGAGGCATTGGCAGAGCGGAGTGCGCCTTATATTGAGCGTGCTCATCACCAAGCAGAAGTGCTGGGGCTGCCTTTCTTACCGACCACGACCATTGGCTCTTTCCCACAAACCGGAGAGATCCGTACTGAGCGTAGTGCCTATCGTCAAGGCAAATTGAGCGAGCAAGAGTATGTGCAAGCACTGAAAGGCCATATTGCCGATGCGGTGAAACGCCAAGAAGCGTTAGGGCTAGATGTGCTGGTACACGGTGAAGCCGAACGTAACGACATGGTGGAATACTTTGCTGAAAACCTCGCGGGTTTCCAAACCACGCAGTTTGGTTGGGTGCAGAGTTACGGTTCACGCTGCGTAAAACCTGCGATTGTGGTGGCGGATATCGAACGTGAAAAACCGATCACGGTAGAGTGGTCAACTTACGCGCAATCTCTAACCTCTAAGCAGATGAAAGGGATGTTGACGGGCCCTGTGACCATTCTGTGCTGGACCTTCCCACGTGAAGACATCAGCCGCCAAGAGATTGCTCAGCAATTGGCGTTGGCACTGCGTGATGAAGTGGCGGATTTGCAAAATGCGGGTATCAATATCATTCAGATCGATGAGCCCGCAATTCGTGAAGGTCTACCACTGAAAAAACGCGATCATCAAACGTATTTAGATTGGGCAGTGCAAGCGTTTAAGATTTCCGCTGGTAGCGCGCGTCCGGAAACGCAAATTCACACACACATGTGTTACAGCGAATTCAACGAGATCATCGAATCGGTTGCGGCACTGGATGCCGACGTGATCACCATTGAAACATCGCGCTCCAACATGGAGCTGCTCAAAGCGTTTGAAGAGTTTAATTACCCGAACGAAATTGGCCCAGGCGTGTACGACATTCACTCACCGAACATTCCTGCACAAACATGGATTGAAGATCTGCTTCGCAAAGCAGCAGAAAAAATTCCAGCACAGCGTTTGTGGGTCAATCCAGATTGCGGTCTAAAAACCCGCAACTGGCCAGAAGTGGAAGCAGCACTGACCAACATGGTGAACGCAGCGAAAGCACTGCGCGCGGAATGGCAAGCCTAA
- a CDS encoding DUF4250 domain-containing protein: MDLSNVRNIDSVILLGIVNEKLRLECDSLDELISTYEMDIEHLVGKLDVLGYQYDPLTNQFKAYAR, from the coding sequence ATGGATCTGAGCAACGTACGAAACATCGATAGCGTGATTTTGCTGGGCATCGTCAATGAAAAACTGCGTTTGGAATGTGACAGTCTGGATGAGTTGATCAGCACTTATGAAATGGATATTGAACATCTGGTCGGTAAGTTAGACGTATTGGGTTATCAATACGATCCTCTTACCAACCAGTTCAAAGCTTATGCTCGGTAG
- a CDS encoding M16 family metallopeptidase, translating into MKSKYLVGILCVLLAGCALQQTNRALQPDQRWVTQTLPNGLTYHLYPDSEQEVSIRLYIHAGSMQETAQQAGYAHFVEHMAFNGTRHYQHNDVIRMFEQSGAQFGADFNALTGYDRTVYQLDLPNAQNMDKALLWFADIADGLAFDADEVEKEKGVILGEFRASRTENMGIEQQFYLHLVQGTSYADRDPLGSRELVQTATPDSLKAFYQEWYQPQLAELVITGNFTLEQGQQWVEKYFSKWQKGNTNKPASIYHQALNNQDLVASVIAGESPSLTLMFPQGSTTIKDYASQQEFWRDDVSEQLLQARLGAAFSDAAQATTGIYATRYDIEGQRYTLISVGFAAEQREKVQELLLETLASVRDYGVTQNELDIILRGYREQLTFLQEDRESMTPVEHANQKVYSIVFDEPIQATLDYQASLTEFLASATPEKISRHIEQQFSQKPLLVLGVAATEDAQMLKNTLPQLRKKIAQQGSKPINLEVDSPFKLQAAAGEVVKQLDINEEPQVTYWQLGNGIDVYYLRNPEAKERVFVQYASSGGQSALPADLLPAAEIAPAVQMRSGLSTLSGSQFDRYLRQKDIGFFSYIASTSHGFEANSKAQELPELLEALHLLVTQVKVNPEQLNAVKTEFTQNRTAYFDSPIGAFFREVTNQSFIETSQYRIRTPEQIAQVTAQQIEQVHQRLFSEGRNNTLVIVGDIERSQITPMLRQYVASLPLIKGTISPRISQLIKPVVPRLELALNNENSTQYSLRLMSETQPRTAKAVFIDDILQRIATQRLLAEVREHQGLDYTPQVIPYVVDGDILNDWVLSALVDPKNESQVAKVIREVASELAQGVTQQELEVVKQKFLIDMKPLDKSPAQQAYFMLRYAIHHYGIEATYKVEEMTQSITLNDVNQRAQTLFGQGAISQELIMTPKAKSKG; encoded by the coding sequence ATGAAAAGTAAATATTTAGTTGGCATTTTATGCGTCCTGCTTGCCGGTTGTGCCTTACAACAAACCAACCGCGCACTCCAACCCGACCAACGCTGGGTAACTCAAACACTTCCCAATGGTCTCACTTATCATCTCTACCCAGACAGTGAACAAGAAGTCTCTATTCGTTTGTACATTCACGCAGGTTCAATGCAAGAAACCGCGCAGCAAGCGGGTTACGCTCACTTCGTCGAACATATGGCCTTTAATGGTACACGCCATTATCAGCATAACGACGTGATTCGTATGTTTGAGCAAAGTGGTGCCCAGTTTGGTGCCGACTTTAACGCTTTAACTGGCTACGACCGTACGGTTTATCAACTTGACCTGCCGAATGCGCAAAATATGGATAAAGCATTATTGTGGTTTGCCGATATTGCTGACGGTTTAGCATTTGACGCAGATGAAGTCGAAAAAGAGAAAGGCGTGATCTTGGGTGAGTTTCGCGCCTCACGCACAGAAAACATGGGCATAGAGCAGCAGTTTTATCTACATCTGGTCCAAGGCACATCCTACGCGGATCGCGATCCGCTCGGCTCACGCGAATTAGTGCAAACCGCTACCCCAGATAGTTTGAAAGCCTTCTATCAAGAGTGGTATCAACCTCAATTAGCGGAACTCGTGATCACAGGTAACTTTACCCTTGAACAAGGCCAACAGTGGGTTGAGAAGTATTTCTCCAAGTGGCAGAAAGGCAATACCAACAAGCCCGCCTCGATTTACCACCAAGCGCTGAACAACCAAGATCTAGTCGCTTCAGTAATAGCGGGTGAATCCCCTAGCCTGACTTTAATGTTTCCACAAGGCTCAACCACCATTAAAGACTATGCCAGCCAACAAGAGTTTTGGCGTGATGATGTCAGCGAGCAGCTACTGCAAGCGCGCTTAGGGGCAGCATTCAGTGATGCAGCGCAAGCCACAACCGGCATTTACGCGACACGTTATGATATCGAAGGCCAGCGTTATACCCTCATCAGCGTCGGATTTGCCGCCGAGCAAAGAGAAAAAGTGCAAGAGTTACTGTTGGAAACGCTCGCTTCAGTGCGTGATTATGGCGTGACGCAAAATGAGCTGGATATTATTTTGCGTGGTTATCGCGAGCAATTAACCTTTTTGCAAGAAGATCGTGAATCCATGACGCCAGTGGAGCATGCCAATCAAAAAGTCTACTCAATTGTGTTTGATGAGCCGATTCAAGCCACGCTTGATTATCAAGCCAGTTTGACCGAGTTTCTAGCCTCTGCGACGCCAGAGAAGATCAGCCGTCACATCGAGCAGCAATTCAGCCAGAAGCCTTTACTGGTCCTCGGCGTTGCTGCAACTGAAGATGCACAAATGTTGAAGAATACCCTACCTCAATTGCGTAAAAAGATCGCTCAGCAAGGCAGTAAACCCATCAACCTAGAAGTTGATAGCCCGTTTAAACTACAAGCTGCGGCTGGTGAAGTAGTTAAACAACTCGATATCAATGAAGAGCCGCAAGTGACCTATTGGCAACTTGGTAACGGTATTGATGTCTATTATCTGCGTAATCCAGAAGCCAAAGAGCGCGTCTTTGTACAATACGCCAGTTCGGGTGGCCAATCCGCGTTACCAGCAGACCTGCTCCCTGCCGCCGAAATTGCTCCTGCGGTACAGATGCGAAGTGGCCTAAGCACCTTGAGCGGATCTCAGTTTGATCGCTACCTACGTCAGAAAGATATTGGTTTCTTTAGCTATATTGCGTCGACCAGTCATGGCTTTGAGGCCAATAGTAAAGCGCAGGAGTTGCCAGAATTGCTTGAAGCACTTCATCTGTTGGTGACACAAGTGAAGGTGAATCCTGAGCAGTTAAATGCAGTAAAAACTGAATTTACTCAAAATCGTACGGCGTACTTTGATTCTCCTATCGGCGCTTTCTTCCGTGAGGTGACCAACCAGAGTTTTATCGAAACAAGCCAATATAGAATTCGCACCCCAGAGCAGATTGCTCAAGTCACGGCACAGCAAATTGAGCAGGTTCATCAACGTCTCTTCAGTGAAGGGCGCAATAATACGCTGGTCATCGTCGGCGATATTGAGCGCTCTCAAATTACCCCAATGCTGCGTCAGTACGTGGCAAGCTTGCCTTTAATCAAGGGAACGATTTCCCCCAGAATCAGCCAGTTGATCAAACCAGTTGTGCCACGCCTAGAGCTGGCGCTAAACAATGAAAACTCTACCCAATATTCCTTGCGCCTGATGTCTGAAACCCAGCCGCGTACGGCAAAAGCCGTCTTTATTGATGATATTTTGCAGCGCATTGCGACTCAGCGTTTACTGGCTGAAGTTCGCGAGCATCAAGGTTTAGACTACACGCCACAAGTGATCCCATACGTGGTCGATGGAGACATTCTCAATGATTGGGTACTGTCAGCCTTAGTCGATCCGAAAAATGAATCGCAAGTGGCCAAAGTAATTCGCGAAGTCGCGAGTGAGCTTGCTCAAGGCGTGACGCAGCAAGAGTTGGAAGTTGTCAAACAGAAGTTCTTGATTGATATGAAACCGCTCGACAAATCACCAGCTCAGCAAGCTTACTTCATGTTGCGCTATGCGATTCATCACTATGGCATTGAAGCGACGTACAAAGTTGAGGAGATGACGCAATCCATCACTCTCAATGACGTCAACCAACGTGCTCAAACGTTATTTGGCCAAGGAGCCATATCACAAGAGCTGATCATGACGCCCAAGGCAAAGAGTAAAGGCTAA
- the gspS2 gene encoding GspS/AspS pilotin family protein, translating to MKKIILSSVIASTLLLVGCSSGSAEKQRNLELLAGNRASLLSTELPLEFGPLNILRATSKGSTIELMMVYNTDANNAKPTEQVLQSAVTSFCANKDIRSNLDVGISYRIQMRNTRGQLMVDQLVTKESCKQG from the coding sequence ATGAAAAAAATCATCCTGAGCAGCGTTATCGCCTCGACTCTCCTTCTCGTCGGTTGCAGCTCTGGTTCAGCAGAAAAACAGCGTAACCTTGAGCTATTGGCTGGCAACCGTGCCAGCTTACTCTCTACCGAGCTACCGCTGGAGTTTGGCCCACTGAATATTCTCCGCGCTACCTCCAAAGGCAGCACCATTGAGCTGATGATGGTTTATAACACAGATGCAAATAATGCTAAACCAACCGAGCAAGTGCTACAAAGCGCGGTAACAAGCTTCTGTGCTAACAAAGACATCCGTTCGAATCTGGATGTTGGGATCAGCTACCGCATCCAAATGCGCAACACGCGTGGTCAATTGATGGTGGATCAGTTGGTCACTAAAGAGAGCTGCAAGCAAGGTTAA